In Mauremys reevesii isolate NIE-2019 linkage group 20, ASM1616193v1, whole genome shotgun sequence, the following are encoded in one genomic region:
- the NCF1 gene encoding neutrophil cytosol factor 1: MEETYIRHIELLGFEKRFFPSQHYVYMFLVKWQDLTEKLVYRKFTEIYDFHKSLKEMFPIESGDINIENRIIPHLPAPKWFDGHRSTQNRQGTLTEYCYTLLNLPHKISRCSHVLNFFKVKPDDLNPPTDSHIKKPETYLVPKDSKKNVADITGPIILQTYRAIADYEKNSSTEMALKTGDMVDVVEKSESGWWFCQLKNKRGWVPAAYLEPMEGPDESEEQDPNYAGELYVVRKGYTAAEDDELTLKEGDAIEVIHKLLDGWWVVRKEEITGYYPSMYLQKSGEENNPVKNELRNRGAPPRRSTIRNVKSIHNQNRKQISQETYRQNSMKYRKTRTQSNLQSKSNVIRERNEMVENVSKAQPAVPPRPSKDLILNRCTESTKSKIK; this comes from the exons ATGGAAGAGACATACATCAGACACATTGAGCTGCTGGGCTTCGAGAAAAGGTTTTTTCCCAGCCAACATTAT GTTTACATGTTCCTGGTGAAATGGCAGGACCTAACCGAAAAACTAGTTTATCGAAAATTTACCGAGATATATGATTTTCAT AAATCCTTGAAGGAAATGTTTCCCATTGAATCTGGGGACATCAACATTGAGAATAGGATCATCCCTCACTTACCAG CACCCAAATGGTTTGATGGCCACCGGTCTACACAGAACAGACAAGGCACGCTGACTGAATACTGCTACACCTTGCTGAATCTGCCGCACAAGATTTCCCGATGCTCCCATGTTCTGAACTTCTTCAAAGTCAAGCCTGATGACTTGAACCCACCCACAGACAGCCA CATCAAGAAACCAGAGACGTATTTAGTGCCAAAGGACTCCAAGAAAAATGTCGCAG ACATTACTGGCCCCATTATCCTGCAGACGTACCGAGCTATTGCAGACTACGAGAAGAACTCCAGCACCGAGATGGCTCTGAAAACGGGGGACATGGTGGACGTTGTGGAGAAGAGTGAAAGTG GCTGGTGGTTCTGTCAGTTAAAGAATAAACGTGGCTGGGTCCCAGCTGCTTACCTGGAGCCTATGGAAGGTCCTGATGAATCTGAAGAGCAGGATCCTAACTATGCAG GGGAGCTCTATGTTGTCAGAAAAGGCTACACAGCTGCTGAGGATGATGAGCTGACGCTGAAAGAAGGAGACGCCATAGAGGTTATCCATAAACTACTTGATGGCTGGTGGGTTGTCAG GAAGGAAGAAATCACCGGTTACTACCCCTCCATGTATCTGCAGAAATCTGGGGAAGAGAACAACCCTGTGAAGAATGAGCTGAGAAACAGAGGCGCCCCTCCTCGAAG GTCGACCATCCGAAATGTCAAGAGCATCCACAACCAAAACCGGAAGCAGATCAGCCAGGAGACATACAGACAGAACAGCATGAAGTATAGGAAGACAAGGACGCAGAGCAATCTCCAGAGCAAGTCCAACGTGATCA